From one Scophthalmus maximus strain ysfricsl-2021 chromosome 19, ASM2237912v1, whole genome shotgun sequence genomic stretch:
- the cep78 gene encoding centrosomal protein of 78 kDa, whose amino-acid sequence MVQDSAQIRRQGAQDFMAYYDFACARQESVPLPAVKMNLDKGMLDFNGDRLKLADWPPVLTSVSINKHLHHIAISSTYQASLGSGDADRRYYKSGSRKRIPTIRSKDMTFRLCKALTECLTVSPNLKTLQLNGLPLRERDLITLTKGLAKSISLENLSVANCPISDEGLEVICQSVKYSSSIRTVDFTGCKLTWRGAEHMANIIKHQGMQRHGTAWAESLRYRQPHFEAMGGLRRITLNCNTLIGDRGAAALALELAEDLWVKAVDLQRCGLSSEGARRLLEALKTNSTLCVLDIRNNPLVDKVLIKTVIEKVLMNADGQSTEYCWIKPATTEPQRAPGPKKQLLPTAVRRKATFRIATCKETSGGQSPGVAQAQKPYSRSGSIPWHAAARAGRQRGLPPRGKDQGFQGAATVKVTVDSDSEGEEEEEQRPSSLNHQDRITERQFARLQIELKECRLRLTEERRARLKAESRLMTYEFENARLLDAHHSLSEVLAVTGSGSAPSAAGVLEDEAVLESIESSFTKFHAFLDLLKDAGLGQLASMAGIDKSDFQPLGRPQLSSTGGTHFYGAGSLNRGEVQTNTDALSWVSKAPPSLPCGPADTTTPRSSPSVRECLQEDGLLDVSHNKASGPVVDPSIGGEGEPDRYSRPNTQHDSGSEHSFLGRTSSVKVALGETQKSEHKSNSNSYQSDSHHSKGSHGYSNAQSHASYSNGSHGGLSVRSSVSDIMSDKAESVGSARSRNRGNGRLVTIGQSGSEGSEGKAYLGRETLEQIRTLAINESF is encoded by the exons ATGGTCCAGGACAGTGCTCAGATTCGGCGGCAGGGTGCCCAGGACTTTATGGCCTACTACGACTTTGCCTGTGCCAGACAGGAATCGGTCCCTCTGCCCGCAGTCAAAATGAACCTTGATAAAGGGATGCTGGACTTTAACGGAGACAGGCTCAAACTGGCAGACTGGCCACCTGTTCTCACCTCAGTCTCCATCAACAAACACCTGCACCACATTGCCATAAGTAGCACATACCAAGCTAGTCTGGGCTCTGGAGATGCAG ATAGAAGGTACTATAAGTCCGGGTCGAGGAAGAGGATCCCAACCATTCGCTCTAAGGACATGACATTTAGGTTGTGCAAAGCCTTAACAgagtgtctgactgtctctcccAACCTCAAGACTCTGCAACTTAACGGACTtccactgagagagagggaccTTATCACATTGACAAAG GGTTTAGCAAAAAGTATTTCATTGGAAAACCTGTCTGTGGCTAACTGTCCAATCTCTGATGAAGGCTTGGAGG TTATTTGCCAAAGTGTTAAATATTCTTCAAGCATCAGGACGGTAGATTTTACAGGATGCAAACTCACCTGGAGAGGAGCGGAGCATATGGCCAATATAATCAAG CATCAGGGAATGCAGAGGCATGGTACTGCATGGGCAGAGTCACTGAGGTATCGGCAGCCACATTTTGAGGCAATGGGTGGTCTCCGCCGCATCACCCTCAACTGTAACACTTTGATCGGGGACCGGGGCGCTGCTGCTCTTGCACTTGAATTGGCCGAGGACCTCTGGGTTAAAG CTGTGGACCTACAGAGATGTGGTCTGTCCAGTGAAGGAGCTCGTCGTTTGCTGGAAGCCTTGAAAACGAATTCGACTCTTTGTGTACTGGATATTCGTAATAACCCTTTGGTTG ACAAGGTCCTGATCAAAACTGTAATAGAGAAAGTACTGATGAATGCTGATGGACAGTCTACAGAG TACTGTTGGATCAAGCCTGCAACCACTGAGCCACAGAGAGCTCCTGGTCCAAAGAAGCAATTGTTGCCCACAGCAGTCAGAAGAAAAGCTACGTTTAGGATTG CCACTTGTAAAGAAACTTCTGGTGGACAGAGTCCAGGTGTTGCTCAGGCACAGAAGCCCTATTCCCGTTCTGGTTCCATTCCTTGGCACGCTGCTGCACGAGCTGGACGCCAGAG AGGTCTGCCTCCTAGAGGAAAAGACCAAGGCTTTCAG GGTGCGGCCACTGTGAAGGTGACCGTGGATTCAGattcagagggagaggaggaagaggagcagcgaCCATCTTCTTTAAATCACCAGGACAGGATCACTGAGCGGCAGTTTGCACGTCTGCAG ATAGAGCTGAAAGAGTGTCGCCTGAGGCTGACAGAGGAGCGCAGAGCCAGACTCAAAGCTGAGTCGAGGCTCATGACG TATGAATTTGAGAATGCCCGTCTTCTTGATGCCCACCACTCCCTGTCGGAGGTGCTCGCAGTGACTGGCTCAGGATCAGCACCATCTGCTGCCGGTGTCCTTGAAGACGAGGCTGTGCTCGAGAGCATTGAGAGCTCATTTACCAAGTTCCATGCTTTCCTGGATCTGCTTAAGGATGCTGG cCTCGGTCAGTTAGCTTCAATGGCTGGGATTGACAAGTCAGATTTCCAACCCCTCGGAAGACCTCAGCTCTCGTCTACAGGAGGAACACATTTTTATGGTGCAGGATCACTGAATAGAGGGGAAGTTCAGACAAACACTGATGCTCTCTCTTGG GTAAGCAAGGCCCCGCCCTCTCTCCCTTGTGGCCCAGCTGACACCACCACACCCAGATCCTCACCCTCTGTCCGGGAGTGCTTGCAAGAAGACGGGCTCCTAGATGTGTCCCACAACAAGGCTTCTGGACCTGTAGTAGACCCTTCTATAGGTGGAGAAGGGGAACCGGATCGATATTCCAGGCCCAATACCCAGCACGACTCCGGTTCTGAGCACAGTTTCCTAGGCAGGACATCATCTGTTAAGGTTGCCTTGGGTGAAACTCAAAAAAGCGAGCACAAGAGCAACAGCAACTCGTATCAGAGCGACTCCCATCATAGTAAAGGTTCCCATGGATACAGCAATGCTCAAAGTCACGCTTCCTACAGCAACGGGTCTCATGGTGGATTATCTGTGAGATCGAGTGTCAGTGACATAATGAGTGACAAGGCAGAGTCTGTGGGATCGGCAAGGTCGAGGAACAGGGGAAATGGAAGGCTAGTGACAATAGGTCAGTCGGGGTCAGAAGGGTCAGAGGGGAAAGCCTATCTTGGGAGGGAGACTCTGGAGCAGATCCGGACTCTGGCAATTAATGAATCCTTCTGA